The proteins below are encoded in one region of Lactuca sativa cultivar Salinas chromosome 3, Lsat_Salinas_v11, whole genome shotgun sequence:
- the LOC111898053 gene encoding heat shock cognate 70 kDa protein: MSQRGKGAVIGIDLGTTYSCAGVWIPKKNRVEIIPNEQGNKITPSMVAFNDTEVLVGEGAKNQISRNPTNTIYDVKRLIGSKFDEPQVHKDMESWPFKVIKGPSEKPSIVVELKGEEKKFAPEELSAMVLKKMKEACEEFLGTEVTDVVITVPAYFSNSQREATKKAGIIAGFNVMRLINEPTAAAIAYGVDNMTDYKDKNILVFDLGGGTFDISLLKVDKTGGIDVKAVGGDTHLGGEDFDVTLVNHCIKEFKKKHNDDISGNPKALARLKVACEKAKRDLSSTTLTSIEIDCLYNGIEFSTKISRGKFEELNSSFFDKCIQQVGRCLSDGKMQKEEVDEVVLVGGSSRIPKVQRMLEDFFNGKKLCKSMNGDEAIACGAAILAGRLSGFEKEKKQDMVLLDVTPLSLGIAVDIVEIGEKDCMSVVIPRNSSIPTSVKKIFYSQVNQRTARISVYQGEGVKVKDNILLGKFSLSSLTLGSNGDSELEVCFTIDVNGILLVSAEEMSSGLRNSITITKI, encoded by the exons ATGTCTCAAAGAGGTAAAGGAGCAGTAATTGGCATTGATCTTGGAACAACATACTCATGTGCTGGTGTCTGGATTCCCAAAAAAAATCGGGTGGAGATCATACCTAATGAACAAGGAAACAAGATCACTCCATCAATGGTGGCATTCAATGATACAGAAGTCTTGGTAGGAGAGGGTGCAAAAAATCAGATCTCTAGGAACCCAACTAACACTATATATG ATGTTAAGCGTTTGATTGGGAGCAAGTTCGATGAACCTCAAGTGCATAAGGATATGGAGTCATGGCCTTTCAAGGTCATTAAAGGACCTTCAGAGAAGCCATCTATTGTAGTCGAGCTCAAGGGTGAGGAGAAGAAATTTGCACCTGAAGAATTATCAGCCATGGTTCTCAAGAAGATGAAAGAGGCTTGTGAAGAATTTCTTGGGACTGAGGTTACGGATGTTGTGATCACTGTTCCGGCTTATTTTAGCAACAGCCAACGAGAAGCAACAAAGAAAGCAGGTATCATAGCCGGATTCAATGTTATGCGTTTAATAAATGAGCCTACAGCAGCTGCAATTGCATATGGTGTCGACAATATGACAGATTATAAGGATAAAAACATATTAGTCTTTGATTTGGGTGGTGGAACCTTTGATATATCTCTTTTGAAAGTCGATAAAACAGGTGGTATTGATGTGAAAGCTGTTGGGGGTGACACTCATTTAGGTGGTGAGGATTTTGATGTAACACTTGTTAATCACTGCATAAAGGAATTCAAGAAAAAACACAATGACGACATAAGTGGAAATCCAAAAGCTTTGGCAAGATTGAAAGTTGCTTGTGAGAAAGCAAAGAGGGACTTATCATCAACAACACTAACTTCAATCGAAATCGATTGCTTATATAACGGCATCGAATTTTCCACTAAAATCAGTCGTGGAAAATTCGAGGAACTAAATTCAAGTTTCTTTGACAAATGCATTCAACAAGTGGGTAGATGTTTAAGTGATGGGAAAATGCAAAAGGAGGAAGTGGATGAGGTGGTTCTTGTTGGTGGATCGAGTAGGATTCCAAAGGTACAAAGAATGTTGGAGGATTTCTTTAATGGGAAAAAACTTTGTAAGAGCATGAATGGTGATGAGGCTATTGCATGTGGAGCTGCAATATTGGCTGGAAGGTTAAGCGGATTTGAAAAAGAGAAGAAACAAGATATGGTGTTGTTGGATGTCACTCCTCTCTCACTAGGAATAGCAGTTGATATTGTTGAAATCGGTGAAAAAGATTGCATGAGTGTTGTTATTCCAAGAAATTCAAGCATACCCACAAGCGTGAAAAAGATATTTTATTCACAGGTGAATCAAAGAACAGCACGTATTTCGGTTTATCAGGGTGAGGGCGTCAAAGTTAAGGACAATATATTACTTGGGAAGTTCTCCCTTTCAAGTCTTACTCTAGGTTCAAATGGGGATTCAGAGTTGGAGGTGTGCTTCACTATAGATGTCAATGGTATCCTTTTAGTGTCCGCAGAGGAAATGTCCTCGGGTCTGCGAAACTCGATTACAATCACCAAGATCTGA